GCAACATGTCGATTGAAGGCGGAGCAAGAGCGGGCCTGATCGCACCGGACGAGACAACCTTCAACTATCTGCGCGGACGTCAATATGTGCCGCAGGGTGAAGCGTATGATGCCGCTGTCGAGACCTGGAAGGGCCTTGTTAGTGACGAAGGCGCCCAGTATGATACTGTGGTCGAATTCGATGTAGAAACACTTATTCCGCAGGTTACCTGGGGAACTAGCCCTGGTATGGGAACAGATATCAACTCAACCGTACCGAACCCTGCTGATTTCACTACCGAGAATGAACGCAAAGCAGCCGAGAAGGCGCTTGAATATATGGATTTGACTCCAGGCACGCCAATGTCCGAGATTGGAATTGATTATGTCTTCATCGGCTCCTGCACCAACGGCCGGATTGAGGATCTGCGGGCCGCGGCTGAAGTAGCCAAAGGCCATAAGGTATCCGGCAAGGTTACAGCAATCGTGGTGCCTGGCTCCGGGCGCGTGAAGATGCAGGCCGAGAAGGAAGGTCTGGACAAAGTGTTCACCGAAGCGGGTTTTGAATGGCGTGAAGCCGGCTGCAGTATGTGCCTGGCGATGAATCCGGATGTTCTGCAGCCGGGACAGCGCTGCGCCTCTACTTCTAACCGTAACTTCGAAGGACGCCAGGGACGCGGCGGACGCACGCATCTGGTCTCTCCTGCCATGGCGGCTGCGGCAGCCATCAAGGGACGCTTCACGGATGTGCGTGACTGGAACTACAAGACGGAAGCCGTCAACTCATAGAATAATTGAGAGAGCAGGAGGATACAGTAATGGAAGAATTCAAGAAGTTAACAGGAATTGTAGCCCCGGTAGACCGGGTTAATGTAGATACGGATGCGATTATCCCTAAGCAGTTCCTGAAACGGATTGAGCGCACAGGCTTTGGACAATTTCTATTTTACGAATGGCGTTTTGATGAAGCAGGGAATGACAATCCGGCATTCGAAATGAACAAACCGCGTTATGAGGGGGCTTCAGTGCTAATCTCACGCGCGAATTTCGGCTGCGGCTCCTCCCGGGAGCATGCGCCCTGGGCCATCATGGATTACGGATTCAGAGTGGTCATCGCACCATCCTATGCCGACATCTTCTATAACAACTGCTTCAAGAACGGCATTCTGCCGATCAAGCTCTCGGAATCCCAGGTAGACGATCTGTTCAGCCGCACTGCAGAGCATGAGGGCTACACACTTACAGTGGATCTGGAGAACAACAAGCTGAGTGATGAGTATGGCCTTGCCATTACCTTTGAGCTGGATGAGCACCGCCGCCAGTTCCTGCTGCAAGGGCTGGACGATATCGGCCTGACACTTCAGCATGCTGATGAGATTGCCGCTTACGAAGAGCGTCATGCAGCTAAGCTTTTTGCCTAAGAGCTAAGATAAGCTAAAGGCTGAGTCATATTTATTCTTAGTATTTACACAAAACTTCTATTTCCGGGTGTCGGAAATAGAAGTTTTTTTGCTATAATCGAGATATTATTGCCTGCGAAGGCAACTTTTGGGGATTATTGTCGTCTTAATCTTATCTGCAAATCTATCAATGGACCAAAGGAGAGGAAAGGATGAAGAAAGCCGGACAACGGGTGTTGCTTCTACTGCTGCTGCCACTGCTCCTCCTGTCATTCGCCGGCCACAAAGCTGCGGCAGCCGGAACAACCCCCGGTAAGATCGTGATGGACAGCAAGGAACTCGCATTGCCCAAGGGGGTAATCCTCGAGAATGTGAATGGAAGCGTTATGATTCCGATCCGTGTAGTGGTGGAGAATCTGGGCTTCGAAGTGCTGTGGGAACAGAGCAGCCGCAAGGTAACTGTCCAGCAGGACGGCAAGTCTGTACAGCTTGCAGTCGGCAGCACCACCGCACAAGCTGATGGTGTTAACCTGACTCTTAATGCTGCACCCAAGCAGAACGGCGGGACGGTACTGGTGCCTATCCGCTTTGTCAGCGAGCAATTCGGTCTTAGCGTCGGCTGGGACAATACGGATAAGACGGTGTATTTGAGCGGAGGGGCAACGGAGGCTGCGCCAGTCACTCCAGATCCGCTGCCTTCAGCCACCGCAGCTCCATCCGTGTCACCCGGAGCCGCTCCAGTAGCTGTTCAGTCCCCTGTACCAACCACTCCGCCTCAGAGCGGCACAGAGACTCTGGAGGAATTGGACGGGAGTGTTATAGTTACTCCAACTCCGCCAGCTACATCACCAGTGGTGAAAGGGGCGGTATTCAGCGAGAACCGGCTGATTGTAGCCGCTGCGGGAGGAGCCAAGGCTACGGTTACGAGAGTTACCGGACCCGACCGGATTGTAGTGGATTTTGCCGGAGCGGCATTTGCCCCTGATTTCAGCGGGAGCTTCCCTGGCGTATCTACGGGAGGAAGTCCGCAGGGCAAGCTGGATGTGAGCGGCTACCCGCTTGTATCTGAAATACGTTATGCGTTGTTCAGTACGAATCCCCCGACGGTCAGGTTTGTAATCCAGACTACAGGTTACCAGAATTATCAAGTAAGTACGGATGAGAGTACAGGACTAGTCACAATCGATCTGAATGTAACAGGCAATGAAACGGGTGCACCTGTGAATCCGGGATTTACCGGAAGACCGATTATTGCGCTGGATGCCGGACACGGGGGCAAGCAATCGGGTGCTGTCAGTCTTACCGGCAAACTGGAAAAGACCTTCAATCTCGCGGTCATCCTCAAAGCCGGAGCTATTCTGACGCAGGAAGGCTGGGCCGATGTCATTTACACCCGTACATCGGATATTACTCTGGGTCTCCAGGATCGTGTGAAGATTGCCCAAGCAGCGAATGCTACGTTGTTCGTATCCCTTCATGCCAATTCACTCGATGTATCCTATCCGAACCGGAGCAAAGTGAATGGCAGTGAGACGTACTATAGCCGCAGTGAGAGCCTGCCGCTTGCCGAGATCATGCAAAAGCATCTGGTAGCGGGAACCGGCCTCAAAAACAATGGAGTGCGCTCGAAAAGCCTGCATGTGACCCGGGAGACCCGGATGCCTGCAATTCTGCTGGAGGCGGGGTATCTGACCAATCCAGGAGATGAAGCAGCCCTGTACAGCGAACAGATGCAGGATAACCTCGCGCGGGAGATTGTAGCAGGAATTAAGGAATATCTTGGGTTGTAATGCTGCATAAGCGGAGCTGTCTGTAACCGCACTACATACCTTTTAGCTATAGGGAATACACAGACATTTCCACGTTAGTTGGGATTTATTCGCAACTTTTAAGTTCTACGAACGTCTACACTATGTCGAAGGTTGTCAGTTGGCATGCCATCAAGAACGCTCGATTGGGGGCGGAATACTAGAGTCTTAGAGGTGAAGAATGAAGAAATTTGCTTTTATGCTGTTGCTGCTGCTCTTTGTTGTGGTGCTGCCAGGGCATGGACAAGCCGCTGCTGGCCAGAACAAGATCTTCCTGGATGGCCAGGAACTGAATGCAGGACAAGACGTTCCGGTGGAAAATGTAAATAACTCCATCATGGTGCCGCTAAGAATGATCGCTGAGAACCTTGGATACAAGGTGGATTGGAATCAGACAAGCAAGACCATCAAGATTGAACAGCAGGGAAAGACCATTCAGCTGATCGTAGATCAGACTGCGGCATCCGTCGATGGCAAGACGGTAATGATGTCAACGGCCCCTCTCCTGCGGAACGGCACGACGCTCGTACCGATCCGGTTCATTGGTGAGCAGTTCGGACTTACGGTCAAATGGGATAATACGAAGAAGGTTGTAGATCTTATTACCCCGTCCATTCCCGAGCCTAACATTGACCCGGGACAAAGTAATGGGGACGGAGGGACGGTTGTAGTGCCGCCGGGAGAACCCTCAAGCAGCCTGAGCATGATTAACGGCATCAGCTTCAATGAGAACCGGTTCACGATTGCCATAGACGGCAATGCCGAGCCGAAGGTCTCCAAGATCAGCGGACCGGACCGCATCATCATTGATCTGCCGAATGCGACGTTCTCGGATATATTCGGAACAGGACAAATCCTTGATCCTGACCTGAACGGGAACCTGACAGTTACGGATTATCCGGATGTCTCCGGTATCCGCTATTCGCTGTATAGCACTAATCCTTATACTGTCCGATTTGTAATTGATCTTAATACCCCCAAAAATTATAGCGTAGAGGTATCGGGAGATTCCTCAAAGCTCATTGTCATTGATTTGAATGCACAGGCTCCAGGCGACACTTCCACGCAGCCGGGCAACAGCGGGCGCAAGCTGGTTGTGCTCGATGCCGGACATGGCGCGAAGGATTCAGGAGCTGTAGGCATTACCGGCAAATACGAGAAGAATTTCAACCTCGCTGTGATTCTTAAGGCGGCTGCACTGCTCAGGCAGGAGAACAAGATTGACGTGGTGCTGACGCGCAGCGATGATACTTTCCTTGAACTGAAGGAGAGGGCGGCAATGGCCAATAATCTCGGTGCAGATTTATTCATATCTGTCCATGCCAACAGCAGCGGATCAGCGGCTTCAAGCGGAACGGAGACCTACTATCAGCGGGACGCTAGCAAGGCTCTGGCCAATGTGATGCACAAGTATCTTGTGCAGGCTACCGGACTTAGCAACAGGGGAGTTCGCTACGGCAACTTCCATGTGATACGCGAAACGAAGATGCCTGCGGTGCTGCTTGAGGTTGGCTATCTCAGCAATAAGAAGGACGAGGCTCTGCTGTTCACTGAAGCACTGCAGAACAATGTGGCCGCATCGATGGTCAGCGGGATTAAAGAGTATCTAGGGATTCAATAACAACGGGCGGCAGCAGGGGCCGCAGAGTCGGATGTAGACCCTATATTGCGGTCAAAAGGACTTTGCGGTCCCTCCTGCCCATATTCATCTGAGGGGGTTAATCAAATGAACAAGAAATTGACATATGCAGGAATCGCTGCGATGCTGCTTCTCGTAATTTCGGGCTGCGGCGATAAACCTACTGCTGCACCGGCCGATGCGTCCGGTCAGGATTCAACCTCGGTATCCAGCGGCGCGGAAGGCAATAATGCCGCGAATGACACTCCCACTGCCACACCGGCAGCTACAAGCACGCCTGAGCCTACAGCAACTGTGACTCCGGCGGCTACGGAAGCACCGGAGGTACCGGCGGTACCTGAGAAGCAGAGTCTTAAGATCAAGACGTATTATACAGACCTGCAACAGAACGACTTGGTTCCGGCTGAAGTCTCCATCACCTTCAAGGATGCGAAGGAGAAATATACGGAAGCCTTCAAAACACTCCAAAAGAGCGATAAGGCTGACCAGATTCCGCTGTGGAACAAGATTGAACTGAAATCACTTGAATTCTCGGGCGGACAGATTGTGATGGATATTCATAAGCCGGATGAGGCGCAGCTTGGCGCAGGCGGCGAAGCCCTGGCGATCGGCGCATTGTCCCAGATGTTCTTCCAGTTCGATGAAGTGAAGAATATCGATGTGCTGGTAGACGGAGAACAGGTGGAGAGCCTGATGGGGCATGTGGATCTTGTGCATCCAATCACCCGCGAGAACAACGGATTGTAGGCATTAGGCAGGAATAAGCCGGATGGCTGACGAAATTACCAACATAGAAATCCAGATAAGCCATAGAGAGGGGAATATCGAATTGTCCGGTCCAAAACGATTAAAGCGTACGGTTCAATCTTATTCTGTAAAAGCGGTCTCTGCCGTTCTGGCCGGTGCGATGGTACTTGGCGGGGCAGGCGCTGCCTTTGCTGACAACGCTCCAACCGGAGCAACTGTTGCTGCTGTAGCTTCGCAGACGCCTGTAACTGGTTCAGGGATCTTCAGTGATGTCAAGACGGGCTTCTGGGCCGAAAAGCATATCTATAAGCTGGCAACCCAGGGAATTGTGGTCGGCAATAACGGACTGTTCCGTCCTGGTGATTCTGTGACCCAGCAGGAAGCGGTGCTGATGGCGCTGCGCTTCATGAAGCTGCAGGGGAATGTGAACACCAGTACCGAAGTTGCGCTGCCTAATGATTTTGTGGTTACGAACTATTACAAGCCATATGTAATCCTAGCCTTCCAGCAAGGTCTGCTGGACAAGACCACTGAGATGGCTGCAGATAATCTTAAAAGCTCGTGGGGAGAGCGCAAGGCCAGCCGTGAATGGGTCGCGGAGCTGCTGATCCGTGCGCTTGGCCAGAGTGCATCAGCTTCTGCGGCCGCAAGCCGGCCGACAGGCTTTGCCGATGATGCCAAAGTGTCCGCGAACAAACGCGGCTACATTAACACAGCGGTGGAGCTGGGACTCGCGAACGGGCTAACCGGCAACCGCTTTGATCCGCAAGGCGCTGTGACCCGTGCGCAGCTGGCTACCTTCTTCAGCCGTGCTGAAGCGCATAATAGCCTGGAATACGACAATACGTTCAAAGGAACGGTCAGTTCACTCAAGGACGGCAAGCTGGGATTGTACACTAACGGCAGTACGCTGGAATTCAATCTGAATGCCAATACCGCCTACTATACCAGTACCTCCGAGAACCGCATCTCATTGAACGAGATCCAGCCTTATACGAAAGTTACAGTAATTGGAGCTACCTATAGCGCAGCTTACGTAGAGCTGACAGATCCGGCAGTTCAGGTTGAGCAGGCGGAAGGTGTATTCACCAAGCATACACCCGGTATTATCTGGGTAGATTCCGCGAACGGATACGATCAGTATCCCTACGATTCAGGCACGGCCTTCCTGGATGTGAACGGAGCGGTTATTCAGCCTGCTTCTATTACCGCCGGCAGCAAGCTTACGCTGCTGCGTGAAACCTTTACCGGTTCCCGGAAGGTTGTGAAGGTGCAGGTCACTTCCGGTATTGTAAACAAGACGGCTAAAGGTACGATTCAAAGCGTTGACACTGCTGCCAAGAGCATCGCGTTCAAGAATGCTGACGGCACAGTAGAAACCTTCAAATGGGAAGAAGGGACTACGCTGTTCAGCTCCCAGAATTCTATTATTCAGCCCGCAGAGCTGAAAGCCGGTGCTGCTGTCTCTTATACCATCAAGGATAATACGATCCGCTCCGTGGAAGTAACCTCAGGAGTGGAGCGCATAGTGAAGGGCTTCATCTATGAGCTGACAGATTCTACGATTGTCTATCAGAAGAGTGATGGCACACGTGAGGTTAATCTGCTTGCTGCTACCCCGGCCATTGTGATTCCGAACGCCGTAAATCCGGTAATCGACGATCTTATCGCTGACAAAACTAGCGGAGACAATGTGCAGCTTACGCTGAACAGTAATGATCAGGTGACCAAGATTGAGGTGCTCAGCCGTCAGATCGAACAGTATGCAGCTGCTACCGTTGTTGATTATAACGCCAAGACCCAGTACCTGACCTTCACGGACAATAACGGTAAGGCTCATGTGGTCAAAATGGATGAGAAAACAAAGATGTCTTACGGCGGACTGATTACCACTTCGCTCACCACCATGGGGTTCAGACTCGTTGAGAACCGCAAAATTGATGTGACCTTGATTAATGAGCGTGCAATGTCTGTTGAATTGACAACCAAATATTCCGGCACCTTGACGGCTATCAATACTACAGCCAGAACGATTGTGATTAAGCAGGGCAACGGACAATTGCTGACGATGTCTTATCCGCAGGCCATTGAAATGATTGGCAAAAGCGGCGCAGTCATCACCGATGTTCCGCTCAATGTGCCGGTAACGGCAGTACTTAGCAGCACTCAGGAGTTCATCTCCGTGCTGCGGGTGAACGGGTCATCGCAGTTCGAGATTGCTACCATCAATGCGGGCACTAGCAAGATGACCGTGAAGCTTGAGGGAGGCAGTATCAGCAGCGAGTTGAACTTGGCGAATGTGCCTCTTACCAACGAAGCGGGCCAGAAGATCGCCCTGACTGAGCTGAAGGCCGGAGATTTCGTGAACCTCAGCTTCGACGGTTCCACACCGCTGTCCCTGCAGTCGGTTAAACAAGTTGCCGGACAGGTAACGGTAGTAGATGCGGCATCAGGTACGTTCACAGTGAAGGATTACACAGGAGCCTCCCAGCCGTTCACTGCCGGCAGTGGAGTGAGAATACTCCGGGACGGTGTTACAACGAACGCGTTAAGCGGTCTTACCACAACAGACCGGGTATTGGTGCGTAAGGATGCCGCCGGTGTAGTAATCATCTCCGTGTTCAGTCAACTGAACCGGACATTCGCCCGTTATGAGAGCGCAACGAATGAAATATTAACCAAACGAGCCACGCTGAATGACAATTATAAGTTTGGACTTGCTCCAAATGTATATATTCATCAAGGTGACACGACTTTACCCGTGCAATCTCTCAAAGAAAATGATAATATTATAATGTATTTCAACAACGACAAGGTTGTAGAAATTGTGAAACAATAACCGTTTTGG
The sequence above is a segment of the Paenibacillus sp. FSL R7-0204 genome. Coding sequences within it:
- the leuC gene encoding 3-isopropylmalate dehydratase large subunit encodes the protein MSKKTMFEKIWENHVIHQEEGKPSIIYIDLHLVHEVTSPQAFEGLRLSGRKVRRPGLTFATMDHNVPTKDRFNITDPISKQQIDTLSQNCRDFGVRLFDLNDIDQGVVHVMGPEIGLTHPGKTIVCGDSHTSTHGAFGALAFGIGTSEVEHVLATQCLQQSKAKTMEVRFTGKRNPGVTAKDMILGVIAKYGTDFATGYVIEYTGEAIRELSMEERMTVCNMSIEGGARAGLIAPDETTFNYLRGRQYVPQGEAYDAAVETWKGLVSDEGAQYDTVVEFDVETLIPQVTWGTSPGMGTDINSTVPNPADFTTENERKAAEKALEYMDLTPGTPMSEIGIDYVFIGSCTNGRIEDLRAAAEVAKGHKVSGKVTAIVVPGSGRVKMQAEKEGLDKVFTEAGFEWREAGCSMCLAMNPDVLQPGQRCASTSNRNFEGRQGRGGRTHLVSPAMAAAAAIKGRFTDVRDWNYKTEAVNS
- the leuD gene encoding 3-isopropylmalate dehydratase small subunit; amino-acid sequence: MEEFKKLTGIVAPVDRVNVDTDAIIPKQFLKRIERTGFGQFLFYEWRFDEAGNDNPAFEMNKPRYEGASVLISRANFGCGSSREHAPWAIMDYGFRVVIAPSYADIFYNNCFKNGILPIKLSESQVDDLFSRTAEHEGYTLTVDLENNKLSDEYGLAITFELDEHRRQFLLQGLDDIGLTLQHADEIAAYEERHAAKLFA
- a CDS encoding N-acetylmuramoyl-L-alanine amidase; amino-acid sequence: MKKAGQRVLLLLLLPLLLLSFAGHKAAAAGTTPGKIVMDSKELALPKGVILENVNGSVMIPIRVVVENLGFEVLWEQSSRKVTVQQDGKSVQLAVGSTTAQADGVNLTLNAAPKQNGGTVLVPIRFVSEQFGLSVGWDNTDKTVYLSGGATEAAPVTPDPLPSATAAPSVSPGAAPVAVQSPVPTTPPQSGTETLEELDGSVIVTPTPPATSPVVKGAVFSENRLIVAAAGGAKATVTRVTGPDRIVVDFAGAAFAPDFSGSFPGVSTGGSPQGKLDVSGYPLVSEIRYALFSTNPPTVRFVIQTTGYQNYQVSTDESTGLVTIDLNVTGNETGAPVNPGFTGRPIIALDAGHGGKQSGAVSLTGKLEKTFNLAVILKAGAILTQEGWADVIYTRTSDITLGLQDRVKIAQAANATLFVSLHANSLDVSYPNRSKVNGSETYYSRSESLPLAEIMQKHLVAGTGLKNNGVRSKSLHVTRETRMPAILLEAGYLTNPGDEAALYSEQMQDNLAREIVAGIKEYLGL
- a CDS encoding N-acetylmuramoyl-L-alanine amidase family protein is translated as MKKFAFMLLLLLFVVVLPGHGQAAAGQNKIFLDGQELNAGQDVPVENVNNSIMVPLRMIAENLGYKVDWNQTSKTIKIEQQGKTIQLIVDQTAASVDGKTVMMSTAPLLRNGTTLVPIRFIGEQFGLTVKWDNTKKVVDLITPSIPEPNIDPGQSNGDGGTVVVPPGEPSSSLSMINGISFNENRFTIAIDGNAEPKVSKISGPDRIIIDLPNATFSDIFGTGQILDPDLNGNLTVTDYPDVSGIRYSLYSTNPYTVRFVIDLNTPKNYSVEVSGDSSKLIVIDLNAQAPGDTSTQPGNSGRKLVVLDAGHGAKDSGAVGITGKYEKNFNLAVILKAAALLRQENKIDVVLTRSDDTFLELKERAAMANNLGADLFISVHANSSGSAASSGTETYYQRDASKALANVMHKYLVQATGLSNRGVRYGNFHVIRETKMPAVLLEVGYLSNKKDEALLFTEALQNNVAASMVSGIKEYLGIQ
- a CDS encoding GerMN domain-containing protein, producing MNKKLTYAGIAAMLLLVISGCGDKPTAAPADASGQDSTSVSSGAEGNNAANDTPTATPAATSTPEPTATVTPAATEAPEVPAVPEKQSLKIKTYYTDLQQNDLVPAEVSITFKDAKEKYTEAFKTLQKSDKADQIPLWNKIELKSLEFSGGQIVMDIHKPDEAQLGAGGEALAIGALSQMFFQFDEVKNIDVLVDGEQVESLMGHVDLVHPITRENNGL
- a CDS encoding S-layer homology domain-containing protein, which translates into the protein MADEITNIEIQISHREGNIELSGPKRLKRTVQSYSVKAVSAVLAGAMVLGGAGAAFADNAPTGATVAAVASQTPVTGSGIFSDVKTGFWAEKHIYKLATQGIVVGNNGLFRPGDSVTQQEAVLMALRFMKLQGNVNTSTEVALPNDFVVTNYYKPYVILAFQQGLLDKTTEMAADNLKSSWGERKASREWVAELLIRALGQSASASAAASRPTGFADDAKVSANKRGYINTAVELGLANGLTGNRFDPQGAVTRAQLATFFSRAEAHNSLEYDNTFKGTVSSLKDGKLGLYTNGSTLEFNLNANTAYYTSTSENRISLNEIQPYTKVTVIGATYSAAYVELTDPAVQVEQAEGVFTKHTPGIIWVDSANGYDQYPYDSGTAFLDVNGAVIQPASITAGSKLTLLRETFTGSRKVVKVQVTSGIVNKTAKGTIQSVDTAAKSIAFKNADGTVETFKWEEGTTLFSSQNSIIQPAELKAGAAVSYTIKDNTIRSVEVTSGVERIVKGFIYELTDSTIVYQKSDGTREVNLLAATPAIVIPNAVNPVIDDLIADKTSGDNVQLTLNSNDQVTKIEVLSRQIEQYAAATVVDYNAKTQYLTFTDNNGKAHVVKMDEKTKMSYGGLITTSLTTMGFRLVENRKIDVTLINERAMSVELTTKYSGTLTAINTTARTIVIKQGNGQLLTMSYPQAIEMIGKSGAVITDVPLNVPVTAVLSSTQEFISVLRVNGSSQFEIATINAGTSKMTVKLEGGSISSELNLANVPLTNEAGQKIALTELKAGDFVNLSFDGSTPLSLQSVKQVAGQVTVVDAASGTFTVKDYTGASQPFTAGSGVRILRDGVTTNALSGLTTTDRVLVRKDAAGVVIISVFSQLNRTFARYESATNEILTKRATLNDNYKFGLAPNVYIHQGDTTLPVQSLKENDNIIMYFNNDKVVEIVKQ